A single Desulfonauticus submarinus DNA region contains:
- a CDS encoding GGDEF domain-containing response regulator: MQKKDFFLISNSNDLFQELKKILPEANWSIFERGTGAIEYLFNSPPGLLLIDSAIKDISAFELVGLFKSENVYRQVPVVLILNQNELKSINFCHLEADDFILKPINPTIVEPRLHLVLSRAARALDANPLTKLPGNTSIIQKIQSLIDQKKEFALAYVDLDYFKSFNDKYGFSRGDEVLMMTARIIVNTIRAFGGQNSFVGHVGGDDFVFIVSPQKVEQACKMIISSFDSIVPNFYDPKDRENGYIRSTDRQGNIREFPFMAISIAVVFNYGQLKHYGEAAQIAMNLKKIAKENPKSCYVLDRRKPTN, encoded by the coding sequence CTGAAGCTAATTGGTCTATCTTTGAACGAGGAACAGGAGCAATAGAATATCTTTTTAATAGTCCCCCAGGGCTACTTCTAATTGATAGTGCAATAAAGGATATTAGTGCATTTGAACTTGTAGGTCTATTTAAAAGTGAAAATGTATATAGACAAGTTCCTGTAGTGTTGATTCTAAACCAAAATGAATTAAAATCCATAAATTTCTGTCATCTAGAAGCTGATGACTTTATTCTAAAACCAATTAATCCTACAATTGTGGAACCTCGTTTACATCTAGTACTCAGTAGAGCAGCCAGGGCATTAGATGCCAATCCCCTCACTAAACTTCCAGGAAATACGTCTATTATTCAAAAAATTCAAAGCCTTATAGATCAAAAAAAAGAATTTGCCCTTGCCTATGTTGATTTAGATTATTTTAAATCTTTTAACGATAAATATGGCTTTTCTAGAGGCGATGAAGTACTTATGATGACAGCCAGAATTATTGTAAACACCATTAGGGCTTTTGGCGGACAAAATAGTTTTGTCGGACATGTAGGAGGAGACGATTTTGTCTTTATTGTATCTCCTCAAAAAGTTGAGCAAGCCTGTAAAATGATAATAAGCAGTTTTGATAGCATTGTGCCCAATTTTTATGATCCTAAAGATAGAGAAAATGGCTATATTCGCTCTACAGATAGACAAGGTAATATCAGAGAATTTCCATTTATGGCTATTTCTATTGCCGTAGTTTTCAATTATGGGCAATTAAAACACTATGGAGAAGCTGCCCAAATTGCTATGAATCTTAAAAAAATTGCCAAAGAAAACCCCAAAAGTTGCTATGTCTTGGACAGAAGAAAACCTACCAATTAA